A region from the Prosthecobacter algae genome encodes:
- a CDS encoding bifunctional alpha/beta hydrolase/class I SAM-dependent methyltransferase produces MTERTFASHDGAGLFYRAWLPFYQAKQAIVIMHRGHEHSGRMLELAKALDMPETAIFAWDQRGHGQSPGPRGGAENLGVVIRDVEAFFQHIEKTYAIARENIVLVAHSVGAVVAAAWVHDYAPRLRGLVLGTPAFQVKLYVPLAVPLLRFKEKLLPGGVVKSYVKSRVLTHDPEQQRAYNEDPAIFKEISVNILLDLFDTARRVVEDAAAIRVPTLVFSASQDWVVHTGPQRAFFERLGSADKEFHTLHGFYHAIFHEAQREVVFNRVRAFAERLFSKPPVKLAPLLDADIRGHTRTERDDLAASRDCLSSRVTRRVFGTLGRLSNGISLGWKAGFDSGRTLDYVYKNKPSGKLILGWFMDKSYLDSPGWTGIRWRGQMLQKVLAEVLAQAGPQPHLVDIACGGGRYILQTLHDHPELPVTAVLRDYQQPNLDTAKATAEQFGLTDRVTFVQADAFARSSLAALTPAPNVAVVSGLYELFNANAPVLESLKGLADVMAPGTRLVYTNQPWHPQLKFIAHVLTNREGQPWIMRRRTQEEMDDLVSEAGFVKERQETDPAGIFTISVARKL; encoded by the coding sequence ATGACCGAGCGCACCTTTGCATCCCACGACGGAGCCGGACTTTTTTATCGGGCCTGGCTGCCCTTTTATCAGGCCAAACAAGCCATCGTCATCATGCATCGCGGTCATGAGCATTCCGGGCGGATGCTTGAGCTGGCCAAAGCCCTGGACATGCCGGAGACCGCCATCTTCGCCTGGGACCAGCGCGGCCATGGTCAGTCTCCCGGACCCCGCGGCGGAGCAGAAAACTTAGGGGTGGTCATTCGGGATGTGGAGGCATTCTTCCAACACATCGAAAAAACCTACGCCATTGCGCGTGAAAACATCGTCCTGGTGGCCCACAGCGTGGGTGCCGTGGTGGCCGCCGCCTGGGTGCACGACTACGCTCCGCGTCTGCGCGGCCTTGTTCTGGGCACGCCCGCCTTTCAGGTGAAACTCTACGTGCCGCTGGCCGTGCCGCTGCTGCGATTCAAGGAAAAGCTGCTGCCCGGCGGCGTGGTGAAAAGCTACGTCAAATCCCGCGTGCTGACGCATGATCCAGAGCAGCAGCGCGCCTACAATGAAGATCCGGCCATCTTCAAGGAGATCTCCGTCAACATCCTGCTGGACCTCTTTGATACTGCCCGCCGTGTGGTGGAAGATGCGGCGGCCATCCGCGTCCCGACGCTCGTTTTCAGCGCCAGCCAGGACTGGGTGGTGCACACGGGACCTCAGCGCGCCTTCTTTGAGCGGCTAGGCTCGGCGGACAAGGAATTCCACACGCTGCATGGCTTTTACCACGCCATCTTTCATGAGGCGCAGAGGGAGGTGGTCTTCAATCGCGTGCGCGCTTTTGCAGAGCGGCTTTTTTCCAAACCTCCGGTTAAACTGGCCCCGCTGCTGGATGCTGACATCCGTGGCCACACACGCACGGAAAGGGATGATCTGGCCGCTTCCCGAGATTGCCTCTCTTCCCGCGTCACCCGCCGCGTGTTCGGCACTCTGGGCCGCCTGAGCAATGGCATTTCCCTGGGCTGGAAGGCCGGTTTTGATTCCGGTCGCACGCTGGACTACGTCTATAAAAACAAACCTTCAGGAAAGCTCATCCTGGGCTGGTTCATGGACAAATCGTATCTGGACAGCCCTGGCTGGACGGGCATCCGCTGGCGCGGGCAAATGCTGCAAAAAGTACTGGCCGAAGTCCTCGCTCAGGCCGGCCCGCAACCGCATCTGGTGGATATCGCCTGCGGGGGCGGACGCTACATTTTGCAGACCTTGCATGATCATCCGGAGTTGCCCGTCACCGCCGTATTGCGCGACTACCAGCAGCCGAATTTGGACACGGCGAAAGCCACTGCCGAACAGTTCGGCCTAACAGATCGTGTGACCTTTGTGCAGGCCGATGCCTTTGCCCGCAGTTCCCTGGCCGCGCTCACCCCCGCGCCCAATGTGGCGGTTGTCTCCGGCCTGTATGAGCTCTTCAATGCCAATGCGCCGGTGCTGGAATCTCTCAAAGGTCTGGCCGATGTCATGGCCCCTGGCACACGCCTCGTTTACACCAATCAGCCCTGGCACCCTCAGTTGAAGTTCATCGCCCACGTGCTGACCAACCGTGAGGGCCAGCCCTGGATCATGCGGCGGCGCACCCAGGAAGAGATGGATGACCTCGTGAGCGAGGCCGGCTTTGTCAAAGAGCGCCAGGAGACCGATCCCGCGGGCATCTTTACCATCAGTGTGGCACGAAAACTCTAG
- a CDS encoding AMP-binding protein yields MPTDKPVSLKNLTLLGKENLPANGGYLILPSRLSYPQLRHLESLLEGHDIVYLLEQGAALPPEMKAHVEKEGAHALVIPPDLTDAHAYRKALAGELEKGAIIIYLPAEAATAHAPLTTVPGARLEFLLKAACPVLPVFVQPRIDLTLSIESQPDESDAFMAIGPLISGDDITLAAYQQALFLLTEKAFNHLPALEMHLAYALLKGLKLHGTSNQVVDGKDDNCRSYDKVLAASIALSKVIKAETNKKRVGIILPPGLGGLIANVAVLLAGKIPVNLNFTAGRTSVEYAIKAADLDRFITADIFVRKMQSFPWPPMKQLMLIERILPKIKVQIVLWLALSKVLPASVLATVLGVPKKGGSEEAILLFTSGSSGNPKGVALTHRNVMANVIQFSSRLGMKSNDSILGSLPLFHSFGCTVTLWYPIISGLNLVTYPSPLETKKLGELIEKYRVTLMIATPTFLRGYLRGVNRESLASLKMVVTGAEKLPPTVSSAFEQRFDKKVFEGYGLTETSPVSNVNLPDPVPLGNETSGHVWIPNHRPGSVGHVIPGLAVRITHPETNEPQSLHSSGMIWFKGANVFDGYLQDPKRTAEVIDADGWFRTGDIGRVDMDGFLYIEGRLSRFSKIGGEMVPHETVEEALIKAMGLENESSRKIAVVGIPDVERGEALILLTAIPGGPEHQEILDLRYRLLEKGMPPLWIPKKMIRVADIPILSSGKLDVQSCEKIAKGGA; encoded by the coding sequence ATGCCTACGGACAAGCCAGTTTCGCTGAAAAACCTTACCCTTCTGGGGAAAGAAAATCTGCCTGCAAACGGTGGCTACCTCATTCTGCCATCGCGCCTCAGCTACCCGCAACTGAGACATTTGGAGTCACTGCTGGAAGGGCATGACATTGTGTATCTCCTGGAGCAAGGGGCGGCCCTGCCTCCCGAGATGAAGGCGCATGTGGAGAAAGAGGGCGCGCATGCGCTGGTCATCCCGCCGGATCTCACCGATGCCCACGCTTACCGGAAAGCGCTGGCTGGCGAGCTGGAAAAAGGGGCCATCATCATCTACCTGCCAGCGGAGGCCGCCACGGCCCATGCACCGCTCACCACCGTTCCAGGAGCTAGGCTAGAGTTCCTGCTGAAGGCCGCTTGCCCTGTCCTGCCGGTGTTTGTTCAGCCTAGAATCGACCTTACCCTCAGCATTGAAAGTCAGCCGGATGAGTCCGATGCCTTCATGGCCATCGGCCCCCTGATTTCGGGCGACGACATCACCCTCGCCGCTTATCAACAGGCACTCTTTCTCCTGACGGAAAAAGCCTTCAACCACCTCCCTGCCCTGGAGATGCACCTGGCCTATGCCCTGCTCAAAGGCCTGAAGCTACATGGCACAAGCAATCAAGTGGTGGATGGCAAGGATGACAATTGCCGGTCCTACGACAAGGTGCTGGCCGCATCCATTGCGCTGTCCAAGGTCATCAAGGCCGAGACTAACAAAAAGCGTGTCGGCATCATCCTGCCTCCTGGGCTGGGTGGTCTCATCGCCAACGTCGCGGTCCTGCTCGCCGGCAAAATTCCGGTGAACCTCAATTTCACTGCCGGGCGAACCTCTGTGGAATACGCGATCAAGGCGGCGGACCTGGACCGCTTCATCACGGCCGACATTTTTGTGCGCAAGATGCAGAGCTTTCCCTGGCCGCCGATGAAGCAGCTCATGCTCATTGAGCGCATCCTGCCGAAGATCAAGGTTCAGATCGTCCTCTGGCTGGCCCTCAGCAAAGTGCTGCCGGCATCCGTGCTGGCTACCGTCCTCGGCGTCCCGAAAAAAGGCGGCAGTGAAGAAGCCATTCTCCTTTTCACCAGCGGCAGTTCCGGCAATCCTAAAGGGGTAGCCCTCACGCACCGGAACGTGATGGCCAATGTCATCCAGTTCAGCAGCCGTCTCGGCATGAAGTCGAATGACAGTATCCTGGGCAGCCTGCCACTGTTCCACAGCTTCGGCTGCACCGTCACCCTATGGTATCCGATCATCAGCGGCCTGAACTTGGTCACGTACCCCAGCCCGCTGGAGACCAAGAAACTGGGTGAACTGATCGAAAAATACCGCGTCACCCTCATGATCGCCACCCCCACCTTCCTGCGCGGTTACCTGCGTGGAGTAAACCGGGAGTCGCTGGCCTCACTGAAAATGGTGGTGACCGGCGCTGAAAAACTGCCGCCGACGGTCTCCAGCGCCTTTGAGCAGCGCTTCGACAAAAAGGTGTTTGAAGGTTACGGACTCACCGAGACCTCGCCCGTCTCCAACGTCAACCTTCCGGACCCGGTGCCGCTGGGCAACGAAACCAGCGGCCATGTGTGGATTCCCAATCACCGCCCAGGCAGCGTCGGCCACGTCATTCCCGGCCTCGCCGTACGCATCACCCATCCGGAAACAAATGAACCTCAGTCGCTGCATTCCAGCGGCATGATCTGGTTCAAAGGGGCGAACGTCTTTGACGGCTACCTTCAGGATCCCAAACGCACGGCGGAAGTCATCGACGCAGACGGGTGGTTCCGCACGGGCGATATCGGCCGCGTGGACATGGATGGTTTCCTCTACATTGAAGGCCGTCTTAGCCGCTTCTCCAAGATCGGTGGCGAGATGGTGCCTCACGAAACCGTCGAAGAAGCCCTCATCAAAGCCATGGGCCTGGAAAATGAGAGCTCGCGCAAAATCGCCGTCGTCGGTATCCCGGATGTGGAAAGAGGCGAGGCCCTCATCC